The Desulfonatronum thiosulfatophilum DNA segment CCGGAAAGAACGTGAACATATGCCGACCATGTCGGTATTGCAATCTTGTGTTAGCAGTTGCGTGCTAACTGGCGTTAACAATGTCGGGCGTTAGTTTGTGATTATAGTGATTGGAATATTATATTTCCAGTATAATAATTTGTAATAAAAGCAATTTTATGACCATGGAAGCTTTTGGCTTGGATCTTGCTTAAATGAGAAATAATTCACTTTGTTTGCAGCTCACGTTGATCCCGGTTTGCATTGAAGCCTTCCGGAGCAAGCGTCGGAGGACTGCATGGTTCGTCGTATCATCTTATAACGTGTGAGGAGGTTTAATCCATGGCGGAAAATCAAGTGGATAATGTGGTTACCGAAACCAAAATCCCTATGACCACCCAGATGTACACCACCGAGGATTGGTGGGCCATCTGGCTGGCGGGCATCATCCTCATCCTGGCCATGATCGCGGCCATGGCCGCCCGGCCGAACGTCGAAAGCATGGCCGAATACCGGGCGATCATGGAACAGGAACAGGAAATGGCCGGCTTCCGGACCATCGCTTACACAGAGGCCGAGGCTAGATTGAATGCCGTGAGGGCCCGTGACAGCGGCTTTTTGAAGACCATCAACGACTTGATGGCCAGGCCAGGTCGCTGGTCCACCAATCCATTGGATTCCCTGTATCGCAGCGAGTCGGCTGCTGCTGAAATCCGGGCGGCCAATCAAGAGCGTCTAGAGCAGGCCACGGAGCGTTTGAACGTGGCTCGGGCCAACGCCGAGGAAGCGGAAAATCGGGCCAGGGAAGCAAACTTCCAGAATACGCAGCTCAATCAGGAAGCTCGCGCCCTTCTCGGTGAATGGCGTGCGGCACGAAGCAGCCATTCCAGCGCCCGGAGCGCTGCCAACACTCAGCCATTCAACCGGATTCCCACCCTGCTGGGGTTGATGGTCGTCATGGCCTTGATCTTCTCCATCGGCGGCAAGTTCATGGGCCATAACCTGAAGAACTTCTTCATCGGCTTTCCCATCGTCTTTGGTCTGGCCGTCCTGTCCTACGTCATCGCCAACCAGGAAACCGTCAGGGCCTATGGATTCTCCTACGTCTTGTGGGGCATCGTGCTGGGCATGCTCATCTCTAATACGGTCGGTACGCCGAAATTTCTGAAGAGTGCGGCCCAGACCGAATACTTCATCAAGACTGGCCTGGTCCTGTTGGGCGCAAGCATCCTGATCAACCTGATCATTATGGTCGGTCTGCCCGGCATCTTCGTCACCTGGGTGGTCACGCCCATCGTGCTCATCGGAACCTACTGGTTCGGTCAGAACGTGATCAAGATGGAATCCAAGCAGTTGAACATAACGGTTTCATCGGACATGAGCGTTTCCGGCGTGTCCGCGGCCATCGCGGCGGCGGCGGCCTCCCGGGCCAAGAAGGAAGAACTGACCCTGGCCATCGGGATGTCCATGATCTTCGTGGTGGTCATGATTTTCGCCCTGCCGACCTTTGCCAACTGGGTGGGCATGCATCCGGTCTGGGCCGGAGCCTGGATCGGCGGCACGGTTGACAACACCGGGTCCGTGGTCGCCGCTGGCGAGTTGATCGGTCCGGAAGCCATGTACGTGGCCGCGACCATTAAGATGATCCAGAACGTAATGATTGGTGTGATGGCTTTTGGCGTGGCTGCTTACTGGTGCTTGAAGGTCGAGCCTGATCGCGCTTGTGCCGCGGGTGCCGCCCCCATGAAGTTCACCGCCGCCGGTGCCCTGTCCGAAATCTGGTACCGCTTTCCCAAGTTCATCCTGGGCTTCATCGGTGCTTCCGTCTTCTTTTCCGCTCTTGGCGCGGCCATGGGCGAAGATTGGGCGCAGGCCATGATCCGCAACGGCATTTTGGCCTGGGCCAACGGGTTTCGTGACTGGTTCTTCGCCATCGCCTTCGTAAGCATCGGTCTGAGCATCAGCTACCGTGAGCTCAAGGAGCCTCTGCGCGGCGGCAAGGCACTGATCCTGTACGTTTGCGGTCAGGGCTTCAACCTGCTGCTCACCGCCTTTGTGGCCTACATCATGTTCATGGTCCTGTTCCGCGACGTCACCGACAGGCTGATGGGCATGGGTCTGTAATCGATTGATTCACATGAAGAAGGAAATATTGCCCTCCAACAAACAACAAACCGGGGACGGGAAACCGTCCCCGGTTTCCCGTTTGCGTCACCCTTTACGCGGTCTGTTGCGTCTCGGGCTGGGCATCGCCCTGATCGTCGGCTTTATCGCCCTGCTGAACAATTTGGAGCGGGTCACCGGGAAAAGCGAGACCCTTGAAACGTTGCGTGAGGGGGACATCTATGTTGGAGCCTGGTATTGGGACAGTATCCAAGAGGTCTCCGAAGCCATGAGTTTCATGCGCGGCGCATTGGGCAGAGGCGGCAAGAGGGACGAGTGACGCCGAAACCGCTTTCAACCCCCGTCTTCCGGATGCGCGGTCAAATCTACCCGCGCGGCCGGACTCGGTTCCGGGCGGCATGCGGTTAAATGGTACCTTTCCAATCTTTTCCAAACGGAGCATCTCCCGTGCCCGCTGATTCCAAATCCAAACATCTCAAGACTCAGGCCAAGGCGATTCTGGCCGAGGAACGGGAATTCGCTTCCCGAGTGGTCTACTACCGTCGCGCCCAGACCTCTCCCGCTTGGTGGCACAACTTCATTCCCTTTAAATTTCTGGTCGAGTATTTCGGTCGGAAAAAGGAAACGTCTCAATTCTCCCAAAAGCATCTGGGCTTCAAGGAAATGGCCTTGCGGGCGGCCGAGGAAGCCGTACGATCCGGCAACACGGAACGCTCTCGGCAGGGGATGAAAGGCGAACTGCGGGAATTCTGGATGCATGAACAGAAACTGGAATCCAGAACTGTCTATGAAAACCTGTCGGCCATGATGGACCTCTTGCTGGATCACTATCTTCGATTGTTGCATACCGAAGAGCGGGAATATCTCTCCATGATCCGCAAAGCCTATCGAAATTCAGCTAATTACCAGGAATTTTTGACCGGCATGGAGCAGGTCGAACACGCGGTCGATGAGGGGCTTGTGGAGGCCATGGGGATGAATCGGCCGGATCCGTACATTCAGAGCAAACAGAAGGCGATCCGGGAGGTCCGCAAACGTGAATTGGAAGATGCGTTCTGATTGAGCACGCATTTCCAAAATAAAAACCGTGCTCCAACATGAAACACGGTTCATCCGATATTGACCTTTCTGCCATCTCCGTCTTTAATCTTACCTCTTATTTCGATCTTTCCCTCCTCAAACCGCCTCTCCCTGAAAGAAAAACCGCAGTTCCTCCTCCCGCAACTCGGCTGTTCTTTTTTCAATCCGGTCCATGACGGACCCCGACTCATCCGAAGAATGGAAGTTTTCCCGCAGGTGCCGGCTGATTTCGTCCTCGGCAGCGGCGAGTTTATTGAGGTAGTACCGATATTCGCCGGATGATCCGTATGCACCACGGACCAGTTCCTCCAGAGTTGCGCCCTGTTGACCAAGCATCTCTCGGTAGTGTTCCTCCATGAGCTTCAGAACATTGATCTGTTTTTCGGCCAACTCAATTTCCGGCTTGGACTCCAGCGGGACTTGGGGAAAATAGTCCTCTGGGCCGTAGTCCTGAATCTCACCGATCTCGATATCCTTGAGAGCCTTGTCCAGGGCTTTCTTTTTGGTGCCCAGAATATTGTTCGCGAAGTCGTGGATTCCCTGCTTGTACTGGGAGATTTTCATCATGTAGTGGACGAAGAGTATCGGCAGCAGGATCATCCAGACGGAAACCTCGGGTTTCTTGACCACGTCCTTGGCCAAGCGGTAGGCGAACTGCTGTTCATGGCCGAAGATGATGTCGTATTTTTCCTGTAAACTCAGTGGCAAAGGGAGTCTCCTTGGAGGGTGTTGTGGTGGGTTGTCGAGCCTGTTACACAAATAAAACGTGGAAAGGATAGTCTTTTTTAACTGGAAAGGCAAAGTTGGCGCATTCGGGGGCACAATTTCATTGTGCCTGAAACCCGGGACGAGCAGGCCTAAACTGGGGGTATCTTCATGAAAGAATCCGATATGGATACGGCTGGACAGGACTCCCTTGTCCGAAAAGTACGGCAATGGTGGGAACACAAAGTGTTGCTGGACCCCAAGGACTGGATGCAGATCGAAGTGACCTCCAAATGCAATGCGGACTGCGCCTACTGTCCCCGGACCGTCTACCGCGATCAGTGGCATGACCGGTTCATGTCCCTGGAAACCTTTCGACGCCTTGTGCCGGCCCTGCGCAAAACCAAACTGGCCTACTTACAAGGCTGGGGCGAACCCTTTCTGCATCCGGAGTTTCCGACCATGGTCCGTCTGGCCAAGGAAGCCGGCTGCACCGTGGGCGTGACTACCAATGGTATGCTGTTGACCGAGAAACGTCTGATTCAGGTCATGGATGCGGGATTGGACATTCTGGCCTTCTCCCTGACCGGGACGACCCCGGAACACAACGACCCGGCCCGAGCCGGAGCGCCGCTGGTCAAGGTGCTGGAACGAATGGACATGGTCCGACGAATCAAGCAGGGGCGGGGCACTTCCAGGCCCGCGGTGCACATCGCCTACATGCTGCTGCGCTCCGGGCTGGACGATCTGGAAGGATTGCCTCGGCTGATGGCCGACCACGGAGTGGAACAGGCCGTGATCAGCGTGCTGGATTTCGAGCCGGGCGTGGAACTCTCCGAGGAAGTGCTCGCGCCCAAGGACGACCGGGAACGCCAGGCCCTAGAGGAGCGGTTCACAAGGTTGCGTGAAGCAGCCGCCCACCTTGGCGTGATCATTCACACCCCAAGCTTTGCCCCCAAGGGGGAAGACGAGCCGGTCTGCGCCGAGAACGTCCAGCGAGCCTTGTTCGTTTCCGCGGACGGGGAAGTCTCCCCCTGCGTCTACGCCAACGTGCCCGTGGACCATGCCGAATACGCCCGCCAAGGCCAACCCGCGCCGTACAGCCGGGTGACCTTCGGCAACGTCAACGACGAACATCTGCCGGTAATCTGGCGAAACAAGCAATATGATCAGTTCCGGGAAGGCCTGGAAAAAAACAAACCGGCCACGATTTGCCGGAATTGTCCGAAGCGGAAGAGGTGATCCATCAATACAGAAAACCGAAGAGGCAGAGCGGGATGCGCGAGCCGAAGCCGTTATTCCATTTCATCCAACGCTAAGGAGCCCTGCTTGAGGGCGAGTGAAGGGTGAGCATGCATGAAGTCGGAGTGGCCAAAGTGCGGCTTTTACCTTCCTTGTTGCACGCCCGCTACAGTTAGTGCTGAATCCTTCGGAAAAGGAGGAACCTTGCCAAGGACATTGTGCGGCCATGGAGTCCATCAAGGAATACAAGCCGAACTTGCTGCGCGCGTTTGCGGACGAGTCCGGAAATTCGTTCCGCATCAGATTAACCAGCTTTTTCAACATAAGTATCGTGCTGCTGGTGAGGGTTTCGGAAGTTTGCGAGGGACGTTCAACCCAAAGGCGCGCAAGGGTCTGCCGATATATCGGCAGCCCCTTGCATGTTCCCCACGCGCCAGGACAACGTTCGTACATTGTTGCAACAAATTGTTTTATGGTTGATTACCTACAATACGAACGCTTCGTTATCACATTCAGCCTGGAAGACCAGATTTAGAAGCCTGTTCAAGAGGCCGGGACCTGACGCTATTGGGTCGGACGCGCGTCAAAAGGCGCGCCTTGTTCCTGCTCTTGCCCATCGGTCTGGAAATCCCGATTTGACCCAGGCTCTTCCGTAGGGGCTTCAGGCTGCATCCACTGCCGATCCTCACTAGTTGGCTGTTCGTAACCAGAAGGCCTTTCTCCAGGCCTGACCGGCAATTCGTACTCCTCCTGATCCGGACCGCAGGCCGCCCCCAAAAACATGCATGCTGCCAGTACCAGCAAAGGAACGGTCATTTTGCCGAACATAATATACCCTCCATCAGTTTTCGCGCCGTCCTATTGCAATTTATCCAGCTTCGCCGTCAGCATTTCCCGCAGTTCGGTGTTCACCTGCACTTCCTGCATGACATGATTATACGTTTCAAGATTCAACCCACTGTTCTGAACGGCCAGAACCATGGCCGCTCCCGCTTCTTCCTGCATCCGCTGGGCGGAATTTGGATCGGTCTCCCCGGCCAGTGATTCTTGCAATTCCATGCGGATCTCATGAATATCCAAGTAAGCTGTCGCTACTTTTTCAAGCTCAGCATCGCTGATCTGCGTCGCCGTTCCTGGCTGCTGCATCGGCGGCTGTCCCTCGGCGTGGCCGGTCTGGGCGTGCACGCCAAGGCTCAAGGCCAACACGAGAAAACTTGCGAAAATTGGTCCTGTTAACAATAAAAACGCCTTCTTCATCTTCAAATACCTCCGAGAAAATTTTAACCGCAAGATCATCAAACGGCATCACCCATCTCAAAAGCACGCACTGTGCCAGAGTTCAATGTTTTAGCAATTCATTGAAATCAAAAGTAAATAAGTAGAACGCAATGAATCGTTCAAAAAAATAGCCTTGAGATGTGCTCTCTTGGCATGTATAAAAAAGTCACATGTGTAAATCCATTCCTGCACCATAAGGAGGAACATTGCTCCATCGTATTCCGACATTATCCGATTACTTCAGTCTGCGTTCAGCTCTTGTCATCTCCGTTATCCTGCCTTTGGCCATGGCGATGGGACTGACTGGATACCTGCTCCTGCAGCTCGTGGAGCGGAACATAGAGCACCGTATGCAAAAAGATCTGGAATTGGTGGCCAGGGCGATTCAGTTGCCGCTCAGTCATTCCATGGAGCTGAAACGCCAAGGTAGCGTACTGCGGGCGGTGGAGTCCGCCTTTTCCATCGGCAGAGTTTACAGTGCATATGTTTATGATCGTCAGGGCCGCCGGATCGCCTCAGCCGGACGAAGCGAACCAACTCCGGAGCAAGAACGGCTGACCGAGCTGGCCGCAGATGGCAAGCAGCGCGGGGAGTACGGCAACGTGGCAGGACGAGAGGTTTTCTCGTACTTCGTGCCACTGACCGACTCTGGGGGGCGAATCAACGGCCTGCTTCAATTGACTCGTCGAAAAAGCGACATTCAGGAGGACGTTCGGGCTGTTCGTGCTCGCGTCGCATTAGGTTTGGGATTGGGATTGTTGTTCATGTCCGGGCTCGTCCTCTTCGGACATCACCGCGCTCTGGGCCAATACCTCTCCAGCCTGGAAAACAGCATGTCCAGGGTGGCTGAAGGCGATCAAAACCATCGACTTCAACCGCACGGCCCGAAGGAAATCGTGAATATCGGTCGACAATTCAATCGGATGCTGGATACCATTGAGGAGGCCAAAGCCGAACTCCGAGAACGTCGTATCCGACAGATGCAGTTGCAGGCCCAGTTGCGTCAAACCGAAAAACTGGCAGCGATCGGAGAATTGGCCGCAGGCGTGGCTCATGAACTGGGCACGCCCTTGAGCGTCGTCAGCGGCAAAGCACAACGCGTCCTTCGCAAGTCCGCCCTGGACGCGGAAATCGTGGAGACGCTACGCGACATTCGTCGAGAAGTGGATCGGATGGAACACATCATCCGCCAACTGTTGGATTTCAGCCGTTGCAACGCATTGCGCAAAAAGCCGACCTGCTTGACGCAATTGATCCGCTCCGCCGTGTCCGCTGTAAGCGAAGATGCCGAAAACCATCGGACTTGCCTGGAGACGGTTTTCCCCTTGGGCAATGCAAACGAGGCGCTTCAGATCAACCTGGACAGCGTTCGCATGGAGCAGGTTTTGGTCAACTTGATCCGCAACGCAGTCCAGTCTGCCTCCGGAGGGCGAGCTGTCGTTTCTTGTGGCAAAAAAGAAAACCAGGCGTGGATGCAGGTGGATGACGACGGTCCCGGTATTCCCTTGGAGATAGAAACCAAGCTGTTCGAACCGTTTTTTACGACTAAAAGCGTAGGCCATGGTACCGGTCTGGGTTTGGCCGTGGTCCATGGTATTCTCCGGGACCACGGCGGGAGCATCGAGTTCGGAAAGAGCCGGTTGGGCGGAGCGTTCTTTCGAATTTGGCTGTCCGTTGACCACGAACCCACGATCCGTGGTTAGGAGAGAGATGAGCATGACATCACGCCAAACAGGACAGCACTTCAGCGGCAGCAAGGTCCTGGTCGTCGAAGACGATCGGTCTTTCGGACAGTTACTGAGCCAGGAACTGCAAGACCACGAACTGGCGCCCCGATGGGTGGACAGTGCCGAAAAGGCCCTTTCCGTGATCCAGGAATGGCAACCGGAGTTGGTGGTCAGCGACATGCGATTGCCGGGGATTGATGGTCTGGAACTGTTGC contains these protein-coding regions:
- a CDS encoding YeiH family protein; the protein is MAENQVDNVVTETKIPMTTQMYTTEDWWAIWLAGIILILAMIAAMAARPNVESMAEYRAIMEQEQEMAGFRTIAYTEAEARLNAVRARDSGFLKTINDLMARPGRWSTNPLDSLYRSESAAAEIRAANQERLEQATERLNVARANAEEAENRAREANFQNTQLNQEARALLGEWRAARSSHSSARSAANTQPFNRIPTLLGLMVVMALIFSIGGKFMGHNLKNFFIGFPIVFGLAVLSYVIANQETVRAYGFSYVLWGIVLGMLISNTVGTPKFLKSAAQTEYFIKTGLVLLGASILINLIIMVGLPGIFVTWVVTPIVLIGTYWFGQNVIKMESKQLNITVSSDMSVSGVSAAIAAAAASRAKKEELTLAIGMSMIFVVVMIFALPTFANWVGMHPVWAGAWIGGTVDNTGSVVAAGELIGPEAMYVAATIKMIQNVMIGVMAFGVAAYWCLKVEPDRACAAGAAPMKFTAAGALSEIWYRFPKFILGFIGASVFFSALGAAMGEDWAQAMIRNGILAWANGFRDWFFAIAFVSIGLSISYRELKEPLRGGKALILYVCGQGFNLLLTAFVAYIMFMVLFRDVTDRLMGMGL
- a CDS encoding NF038143 family protein → MPADSKSKHLKTQAKAILAEEREFASRVVYYRRAQTSPAWWHNFIPFKFLVEYFGRKKETSQFSQKHLGFKEMALRAAEEAVRSGNTERSRQGMKGELREFWMHEQKLESRTVYENLSAMMDLLLDHYLRLLHTEEREYLSMIRKAYRNSANYQEFLTGMEQVEHAVDEGLVEAMGMNRPDPYIQSKQKAIREVRKRELEDAF
- a CDS encoding NF038143 family protein; the protein is MPLSLQEKYDIIFGHEQQFAYRLAKDVVKKPEVSVWMILLPILFVHYMMKISQYKQGIHDFANNILGTKKKALDKALKDIEIGEIQDYGPEDYFPQVPLESKPEIELAEKQINVLKLMEEHYREMLGQQGATLEELVRGAYGSSGEYRYYLNKLAAAEDEISRHLRENFHSSDESGSVMDRIEKRTAELREEELRFFFQGEAV
- a CDS encoding radical SAM/SPASM domain-containing protein, giving the protein MKESDMDTAGQDSLVRKVRQWWEHKVLLDPKDWMQIEVTSKCNADCAYCPRTVYRDQWHDRFMSLETFRRLVPALRKTKLAYLQGWGEPFLHPEFPTMVRLAKEAGCTVGVTTNGMLLTEKRLIQVMDAGLDILAFSLTGTTPEHNDPARAGAPLVKVLERMDMVRRIKQGRGTSRPAVHIAYMLLRSGLDDLEGLPRLMADHGVEQAVISVLDFEPGVELSEEVLAPKDDRERQALEERFTRLREAAAHLGVIIHTPSFAPKGEDEPVCAENVQRALFVSADGEVSPCVYANVPVDHAEYARQGQPAPYSRVTFGNVNDEHLPVIWRNKQYDQFREGLEKNKPATICRNCPKRKR
- a CDS encoding DUF4168 domain-containing protein — its product is MKKAFLLLTGPIFASFLVLALSLGVHAQTGHAEGQPPMQQPGTATQISDAELEKVATAYLDIHEIRMELQESLAGETDPNSAQRMQEEAGAAMVLAVQNSGLNLETYNHVMQEVQVNTELREMLTAKLDKLQ
- a CDS encoding sensor histidine kinase codes for the protein MLHRIPTLSDYFSLRSALVISVILPLAMAMGLTGYLLLQLVERNIEHRMQKDLELVARAIQLPLSHSMELKRQGSVLRAVESAFSIGRVYSAYVYDRQGRRIASAGRSEPTPEQERLTELAADGKQRGEYGNVAGREVFSYFVPLTDSGGRINGLLQLTRRKSDIQEDVRAVRARVALGLGLGLLFMSGLVLFGHHRALGQYLSSLENSMSRVAEGDQNHRLQPHGPKEIVNIGRQFNRMLDTIEEAKAELRERRIRQMQLQAQLRQTEKLAAIGELAAGVAHELGTPLSVVSGKAQRVLRKSALDAEIVETLRDIRREVDRMEHIIRQLLDFSRCNALRKKPTCLTQLIRSAVSAVSEDAENHRTCLETVFPLGNANEALQINLDSVRMEQVLVNLIRNAVQSASGGRAVVSCGKKENQAWMQVDDDGPGIPLEIETKLFEPFFTTKSVGHGTGLGLAVVHGILRDHGGSIEFGKSRLGGAFFRIWLSVDHEPTIRG